One segment of Streptosporangium brasiliense DNA contains the following:
- a CDS encoding carboxymuconolactone decarboxylase family protein, whose protein sequence is MPRLPQLTDDPEGLLEETQRQLGRVPNLYAALANGPAALRGYLAMRDALTRGVLRARLREQIALLVAQENRCTYCVSAHTMRGTRMGLSEEELKLTRDGHDADPHADAVLQITREVVQAGGRVGDESLARARQAGVTDAELAEIVAHVALNTLSNYFNHLARPDLDFPEVTA, encoded by the coding sequence ATGCCTCGGCTGCCGCAGTTGACCGATGACCCCGAGGGCCTGCTGGAGGAGACACAACGCCAGCTCGGCCGGGTGCCCAACCTGTACGCCGCGCTGGCCAACGGCCCCGCCGCGCTCCGCGGTTACCTGGCGATGCGCGACGCGCTCACCCGGGGCGTGCTGCGCGCCAGGCTGCGCGAGCAGATCGCCCTGCTGGTCGCCCAGGAGAACCGCTGCACCTACTGCGTCAGCGCGCACACCATGCGCGGCACCCGTATGGGCCTGAGCGAGGAGGAGCTGAAGCTGACCCGCGACGGCCACGACGCCGACCCGCACGCCGACGCGGTCCTGCAGATCACCCGGGAGGTCGTCCAGGCGGGCGGCAGGGTGGGCGACGAGAGCCTGGCGCGCGCCCGGCAGGCCGGTGTGACCGACGCCGAGCTCGCCGAGATCGTCGCCCACGTCGCGCTCAACACCCTGTCGAACTACTTCAACCACCTGGCCCGGCCCGACCTCGACTTCCCCGAGGTGACCGCGTGA
- the plsX gene encoding phosphate acyltransferase PlsX gives MPEPVVVDAMGGDHGPAETVGGAVLARREHGVPVVLVGRAGEIRAELARHGAVDEIDVVHAEEAVPMGERGTGGAASGASSLRVGCELLRQGAGSALVSAGSTGAVVSCAIRGVGRAPAVLRPALAIALPAVTGGATVLIDAGATSDPTPEMVAQFALLGASYARLVLGAADPSVGLLSIGAEPGKGNRLTRRVAELLPLLPLRFHGNVEGHDVLAGAVDVIVTDGFTGNVVLKNVEGAVRAVLTLVARSGTAAPEALREVARRYGPETHGGAVLLGLSGTVVVAHGSSRAATVARACAVAHDLAGGGVAARLRDHLTAEPVN, from the coding sequence ATGCCGGAGCCGGTGGTCGTCGACGCGATGGGTGGAGACCACGGACCAGCCGAGACGGTCGGCGGAGCCGTCCTGGCCCGGCGGGAGCACGGCGTCCCCGTCGTGCTCGTCGGCCGGGCCGGGGAGATCCGCGCGGAGCTGGCGCGCCACGGCGCGGTGGACGAGATCGACGTGGTGCACGCCGAGGAGGCCGTCCCGATGGGGGAGCGGGGCACGGGGGGCGCCGCCTCCGGAGCCTCCAGCCTCCGGGTGGGCTGCGAGCTCCTGCGGCAGGGGGCCGGCTCGGCGCTCGTGTCGGCCGGCTCCACCGGCGCGGTCGTCTCGTGCGCCATCCGCGGCGTCGGCCGCGCGCCGGCCGTGCTCCGGCCGGCCCTGGCGATCGCCCTGCCCGCGGTGACCGGCGGCGCCACCGTGCTGATCGACGCCGGGGCGACCTCCGACCCCACGCCCGAGATGGTCGCCCAGTTCGCCCTGCTCGGCGCCTCCTACGCCCGTCTCGTGCTCGGCGCGGCCGACCCGTCGGTCGGCCTGCTGTCGATCGGCGCGGAGCCGGGCAAGGGCAACCGGCTGACCCGCAGGGTGGCGGAGCTGCTGCCGTTGCTGCCGTTGCGCTTCCACGGCAACGTCGAGGGCCACGACGTGCTGGCCGGCGCCGTCGATGTGATCGTCACCGACGGGTTCACCGGCAACGTCGTGCTGAAGAACGTCGAGGGAGCCGTCCGGGCCGTGCTGACCCTGGTGGCGCGCTCGGGGACCGCCGCGCCGGAGGCGCTGCGGGAGGTGGCCCGCCGCTACGGGCCGGAGACCCACGGAGGGGCGGTGCTGCTCGGCCTGAGCGGCACCGTCGTCGTCGCGCACGGCTCCTCCCGCGCCGCGACGGTCGCGCGGGCCTGCGCGGTCGCACACGACCTCGCCGGCGGCGGGGTCGCCGCCCGTCTCCGGGACCATCTCACGGCCGAGCCGGTGAATTGA
- a CDS encoding shikimate kinase: protein MTADIPIVVIGLMGAGKTSVSRLLGEALGRPVRDSDEYLQQRYGATAAEIAAGDGAEVLHAREAAHLREALAERPAPVIAAAASVLDDPRSRAELKPALVVWLDATPEFLAEKIKARSHRPRFGKEPLALASELHERRAASFAEVADLRFQRPEMSKHEVARAVLDHLKASAT, encoded by the coding sequence ATGACGGCCGACATCCCGATCGTCGTGATCGGTCTGATGGGCGCGGGGAAGACCAGCGTGTCACGGCTGCTCGGCGAGGCCCTCGGCAGGCCCGTGCGCGACAGCGACGAATATCTCCAACAGCGCTACGGCGCCACGGCCGCCGAGATCGCCGCCGGTGACGGCGCCGAGGTGCTCCACGCCAGGGAGGCGGCCCACCTGCGGGAGGCTCTCGCCGAACGGCCCGCGCCGGTCATCGCCGCCGCGGCCAGCGTGCTCGACGACCCGCGCTCCCGGGCCGAGCTGAAGCCGGCCCTGGTCGTGTGGCTGGACGCCACACCCGAGTTCCTGGCCGAGAAGATCAAGGCCAGGTCCCACCGGCCGCGTTTCGGCAAGGAGCCGCTCGCGCTGGCGTCCGAACTGCACGAGCGGCGGGCGGCCTCCTTCGCCGAGGTGGCCGACCTGCGCTTCCAACGGCCCGAGATGTCCAAGCACGAGGTGGCGCGGGCCGTACTCGACCATCTGAAGGCGTCGGCCACGTAG
- a CDS encoding glycosyltransferase — MRPLTALQAAAALAVGVRLARGRGRLPPLAPVETAAGRISVVVPARDEERRIGPCLSAVLADPAVAEVVVVDDESGDGTARLAADLGARVVAGAPLPEGWVGKQWALRQGVEAARGDIVVTLDADTRPAPGLFGSLAAALDRYDLVSAGPRFVCGGTAEQALHASFLATLVYRSGPIGPSVAPAPHRVLANGQCMAFRRTAMLATDGFARVRGHMTDDVALARNLAAAGWAVGFLDSGGLLEVDMHESAAEVWREWGRSLPLCDVTGPGRQAADLAVIWLTAALPVLRLAAGRPTRLDLGLLAVRLSLTGALRGSYTRPGPGVLLSPLLDPLTAVRLTQATLRPVRGWRGRTYPTAARGLTAPAGAAGPPARPAPPAGSAAR; from the coding sequence ATGAGACCGCTCACCGCGCTCCAGGCCGCCGCCGCCCTCGCCGTGGGGGTACGGCTGGCCCGCGGCCGCGGCCGGCTGCCCCCGCTGGCCCCCGTCGAGACGGCCGCCGGGCGGATCTCGGTGGTGGTCCCGGCCCGCGACGAGGAGCGCCGCATCGGCCCCTGCCTGTCGGCCGTGCTCGCCGATCCGGCCGTCGCGGAGGTCGTCGTCGTCGACGACGAGTCGGGCGACGGCACGGCGCGGCTGGCCGCCGATCTCGGCGCCAGGGTCGTCGCGGGCGCGCCCCTCCCGGAGGGCTGGGTGGGCAAGCAGTGGGCGCTGCGACAGGGGGTCGAGGCGGCCCGCGGCGACATCGTGGTGACGCTCGACGCCGACACCCGGCCGGCGCCGGGCCTGTTCGGCTCGCTGGCCGCGGCCCTGGACCGCTACGACCTGGTCAGCGCCGGTCCCAGGTTCGTCTGCGGCGGGACCGCCGAGCAGGCGCTGCACGCCTCGTTCCTGGCGACGCTGGTCTACCGGTCCGGCCCCATCGGGCCGTCCGTCGCCCCGGCTCCGCACCGGGTCCTGGCCAACGGCCAGTGCATGGCCTTCCGCCGTACGGCGATGCTGGCCACCGACGGGTTCGCGCGGGTCCGCGGGCACATGACCGACGACGTGGCGCTGGCCCGGAACCTGGCCGCCGCGGGCTGGGCGGTCGGCTTCCTGGACTCCGGCGGCCTGCTGGAGGTCGACATGCACGAGTCGGCGGCCGAGGTGTGGCGGGAGTGGGGGCGGTCGCTGCCGCTGTGCGACGTCACCGGCCCCGGCCGACAGGCCGCCGACCTGGCCGTGATCTGGCTGACCGCCGCGCTGCCCGTCCTGCGGCTGGCGGCCGGCCGGCCCACCCGGCTCGACCTGGGGCTGCTGGCCGTACGGCTGTCGCTGACCGGCGCGCTGCGCGGCAGCTACACCCGGCCCGGCCCCGGCGTGCTGCTGTCACCCCTGCTGGACCCGCTGACCGCCGTACGGCTGACGCAGGCGACGCTCCGCCCGGTGCGCGGCTGGCGCGGCCGTACCTATCCCACCGCGGCCCGCGGGCTCACGGCTCCCGCGGGAGCGGCCGGCCCGCCCGCCCGGCCCGCGCCGCCTGCCGGAAGCGCAGCCCGATGA
- a CDS encoding carotenoid biosynthesis protein, whose translation MNSGRPAPGAVRDAVRRGPSPGGLDVLGVLGGGLLLAVIAAQVASGLQPRPIGLAGVVVLLLTASALAFAARAHPLPRAAAALGAAAVTGYAAEWVGVRTGLPFGDYGYTGLLRPQLGGVPVVVALAWGGMGLAAHATAAAAAPGSRAARIGLGALALTAWDLFLDPQMVRLGLWTWHDPGLYRGVPAGNFAGWLVVSLLVMAVIEAALTDPGARSAGLVAIYTAMAFMETLGFAAVFDPPDPLVAGVGGACMGLFSVLAWRRAWRR comes from the coding sequence GTGAACAGCGGACGCCCCGCCCCCGGCGCGGTGAGGGACGCGGTGCGGCGCGGGCCGTCCCCGGGCGGCCTCGACGTCCTCGGTGTGCTCGGCGGGGGCCTGCTGCTGGCCGTGATCGCCGCGCAGGTCGCGTCGGGGCTGCAGCCTCGGCCGATCGGACTGGCCGGCGTGGTCGTGCTGCTGCTGACGGCGAGCGCCCTGGCCTTCGCCGCACGGGCCCATCCCCTCCCCCGGGCGGCCGCGGCGCTGGGCGCCGCGGCGGTGACCGGGTACGCCGCCGAGTGGGTCGGCGTCAGGACCGGGCTGCCCTTCGGGGACTACGGCTACACCGGGCTGCTGCGGCCGCAGCTCGGCGGGGTGCCGGTGGTGGTGGCGCTGGCGTGGGGCGGCATGGGCCTGGCGGCCCACGCGACGGCCGCGGCCGCGGCGCCGGGGAGCCGGGCGGCGCGGATCGGGCTGGGGGCCCTGGCGCTGACCGCGTGGGACCTGTTCCTCGATCCGCAGATGGTCCGGCTGGGCCTGTGGACCTGGCACGACCCGGGCCTCTACCGGGGGGTGCCGGCCGGCAACTTCGCCGGCTGGCTGGTGGTCTCGCTGCTGGTCATGGCCGTGATCGAGGCGGCCCTGACCGACCCGGGCGCCAGGAGCGCCGGGCTGGTCGCGATCTACACGGCGATGGCGTTCATGGAGACCCTGGGGTTCGCGGCCGTCTTCGACCCGCCGGATCCGCTGGTCGCCGGCGTGGGAGGAGCCTGTATGGGCCTGTTCTCCGTACTCGCCTGGAGGCGTGCGTGGCGGAGGTGA
- a CDS encoding phytoene desaturase family protein, protein MAEVIVVGGGVGGMVSALLLARQGHRVRLYERRDRLGGKLAEHARDGFTFSVGPSLLTLPGVFADLGLELGLVEPRELCRYRFADGSTLTAHRAPDRMAAEVDRLSPGEGRNWLAFHRWARACFEASCRTFFAGPLTRPPARARLSDLLAVAPGRTLDGLARRFFTDRRLRQYAGRYATYAGSSPYRAPAALACIPAIEHGQGGWYVPGGLPRVADALALLLEEAGVEVALGAEVTDVLADGSRVRGVRLACGQREGADVVIANTDAAALYGRLLPDRRRLRRIAALGASSSAFLLLAGVEGRTEGLAHHSVVFSADYGREFADIFERRRPPVDPTVYVGCSAVDDPSQAPDGAENWVMLVNVPARDPGRWPISPDSYRDLVLERLAARGHDLSGRLRFVDLLTPADLRERYGAWGGAIYGGAYAGPFAPFRRPGNRGPRRGLYLVGGSVHPGGGLPLVAMGGRIVASLVAADFRR, encoded by the coding sequence GTGGCGGAGGTGATCGTGGTCGGCGGCGGCGTGGGCGGCATGGTCTCCGCCCTGCTGCTGGCCCGCCAGGGGCACCGGGTCCGCCTGTACGAGCGGCGGGACCGGCTGGGTGGCAAGCTCGCCGAGCACGCGCGCGACGGTTTCACCTTCTCCGTCGGGCCGTCCCTGCTGACCCTGCCCGGCGTCTTCGCCGATCTCGGCCTGGAGCTCGGCCTCGTCGAGCCGCGGGAGCTGTGCCGCTACCGCTTCGCCGACGGCTCGACGCTGACGGCGCACCGCGCCCCGGACAGGATGGCCGCCGAGGTGGACCGGCTCTCGCCGGGCGAGGGCCGCAACTGGCTGGCCTTCCACCGGTGGGCGCGGGCCTGCTTCGAGGCGTCGTGCCGCACGTTCTTCGCCGGGCCGCTCACCCGGCCGCCGGCGCGGGCGCGCCTGTCGGACCTGCTGGCGGTCGCGCCCGGCCGGACCCTCGACGGCCTGGCCCGGCGCTTCTTCACCGACCGGCGCCTGCGCCAGTACGCCGGCCGTTACGCCACCTACGCGGGCTCCAGCCCGTACCGGGCGCCGGCGGCCCTGGCCTGCATCCCGGCGATCGAGCACGGGCAGGGCGGCTGGTACGTGCCGGGCGGGCTGCCCCGCGTCGCCGACGCCCTGGCCCTGCTGCTGGAGGAGGCGGGGGTGGAGGTCGCCCTCGGCGCCGAGGTGACGGACGTGCTCGCCGACGGCAGCCGCGTCCGGGGGGTACGGCTGGCCTGCGGGCAGCGCGAAGGCGCCGACGTCGTGATCGCCAACACCGACGCGGCGGCCCTCTACGGGCGGTTGCTGCCGGACCGGCGGCGGCTGCGGCGCATCGCCGCGCTGGGCGCCTCCTCCTCGGCGTTCCTGCTGCTGGCCGGGGTGGAGGGTCGGACCGAAGGGCTGGCGCACCACTCCGTCGTCTTCTCCGCCGACTACGGGCGGGAGTTCGCCGACATCTTCGAGCGCCGCCGGCCGCCGGTGGACCCGACCGTCTACGTCGGCTGCTCGGCCGTCGACGACCCGTCGCAGGCGCCCGACGGCGCCGAGAACTGGGTCATGCTGGTCAACGTCCCGGCCCGCGACCCGGGCCGGTGGCCGATCTCCCCCGATTCCTACCGCGACCTGGTGCTGGAGCGGCTGGCCGCCCGGGGCCACGACCTGTCGGGGCGACTGCGCTTCGTCGACCTGCTGACCCCCGCCGACCTGCGCGAGCGGTACGGCGCGTGGGGCGGGGCGATCTACGGCGGCGCCTACGCCGGCCCGTTCGCCCCTTTCCGCCGCCCCGGCAACCGAGGGCCCCGGCGGGGCCTGTATCTGGTGGGCGGCTCCGTGCACCCCGGCGGCGGGCTGCCGCTGGTGGCGATGGGCGGCCGCATCGTCGCCTCGCTCGTGGCAGCGGACTTCCGCCGATGA
- a CDS encoding spheroidene monooxygenase, translated as MRYMAADRPVLAGTAGLLFWRLLGSGRGASMSLGADLRRWALLAVWDRERALEDFLESSPVAARWRGRAEESWQVRLAPLASRGRWGGVEPFGPIEEISRRNTGGPVAVLTRASIRPSLLVPFYRSVPQVERLLREQDGCLASVGVGEWPLARQATFSLWRDSRAVRDFAYRGQAHREAIGRTRAEGWYSEELFARFVPYGSEGTWDGIDPLARYGGHRP; from the coding sequence ATGCGGTACATGGCCGCCGACCGGCCGGTGCTGGCGGGCACCGCGGGACTGCTGTTCTGGCGGCTGCTGGGTTCCGGCCGCGGAGCCTCCATGAGCCTGGGCGCGGACCTGCGGCGCTGGGCGCTGCTGGCCGTCTGGGACCGAGAGCGGGCGCTGGAGGACTTCCTGGAGAGCTCCCCCGTGGCGGCACGCTGGCGGGGCCGTGCCGAGGAGTCCTGGCAGGTACGGCTGGCGCCGCTGGCCTCGCGCGGCCGGTGGGGCGGGGTGGAGCCGTTCGGGCCGATCGAGGAGATCTCCCGGCGGAACACGGGCGGGCCGGTCGCCGTGCTGACCCGCGCGTCGATCCGCCCCTCCCTGCTGGTGCCGTTCTACCGGTCGGTCCCCCAGGTGGAGCGCCTGCTGCGGGAGCAGGACGGCTGCCTGGCCTCGGTCGGCGTCGGGGAGTGGCCGCTGGCCCGGCAGGCCACGTTCTCGCTGTGGCGCGACTCCCGCGCGGTGCGGGACTTCGCCTACCGGGGGCAGGCGCACCGGGAGGCGATCGGGCGGACACGGGCGGAGGGCTGGTACTCCGAAGAACTGTTCGCCCGGTTCGTTCCGTACGGCAGCGAGGGGACCTGGGACGGGATCGACCCCCTGGCCAGGTACGGCGGCCACCGTCCGTGA
- a CDS encoding glycerol-3-phosphate acyltransferase, which yields MILLPVVVIGGYLLGSVPVAVPIARTHGFDPREVGDGNPGFWNVKERLGWRAAAPVFAGDTLKGALAALLALVAGGPHTNGPGAGAVPVYLAVAAAMVGHAWPLFAGFRGGRSVLVFVGGSAVICPPGFLLGVAVLIAGAMLTRSFAVGARAGVFCLPLFQLLFAPVEHVAGTGALMCLIGLRFRQAARAGRAGRPLPREP from the coding sequence ATGATTCTCCTGCCCGTCGTGGTCATCGGCGGCTACCTTCTCGGGTCCGTGCCGGTCGCGGTGCCGATCGCCCGGACGCACGGCTTCGACCCCCGTGAGGTCGGCGACGGCAACCCCGGCTTCTGGAACGTCAAGGAGCGGCTCGGCTGGCGGGCCGCCGCACCCGTGTTCGCGGGCGACACGCTCAAGGGCGCGCTCGCCGCGCTGCTCGCCCTCGTGGCCGGCGGCCCGCACACCAACGGGCCCGGGGCCGGCGCCGTGCCGGTGTATCTGGCGGTGGCCGCCGCGATGGTCGGGCACGCCTGGCCGCTGTTCGCCGGCTTCCGGGGCGGCCGGTCGGTCCTCGTCTTCGTGGGCGGCTCCGCCGTCATCTGCCCGCCCGGATTCCTGCTCGGCGTCGCGGTCCTGATCGCGGGGGCCATGCTGACGCGCTCCTTCGCCGTCGGCGCGCGGGCGGGCGTGTTCTGCCTGCCGCTGTTCCAACTGCTCTTCGCGCCGGTGGAGCACGTGGCCGGGACGGGAGCGCTGATGTGCCTCATCGGGCTGCGCTTCCGGCAGGCGGCGCGGGCCGGGCGGGCGGGCCGGCCGCTCCCGCGGGAGCCGTGA
- a CDS encoding TetR/AcrR family transcriptional regulator: MPTRARERLLDTAEELFYAEGVRAVGVEQILTVSKVGRASFYRHFPSKDDLVVAMLERRDLRWRQWLAERVAAHGGGPLAVFDALAERFARADFRGCAFINTMVESADPDSPAHRVAAGHKNRVIGYVESLLVAAGHHDPAVLARQLVMLMDGAIVTALRERSAAPAGQARAVAAALLADAAENRNADAAEG, translated from the coding sequence ATGCCGACCCGAGCCCGTGAACGCCTGCTGGACACCGCCGAGGAGCTCTTCTACGCCGAGGGGGTCCGGGCCGTCGGCGTGGAGCAGATCCTGACCGTCTCCAAAGTCGGCCGCGCCTCCTTCTACCGGCACTTCCCGAGCAAGGACGACCTCGTCGTGGCCATGCTCGAACGCCGTGACCTGCGGTGGCGCCAGTGGCTGGCCGAGCGGGTCGCCGCTCACGGCGGCGGGCCGCTGGCGGTCTTCGACGCGCTGGCCGAACGGTTCGCCCGCGCCGACTTCCGCGGGTGCGCCTTCATCAACACGATGGTCGAGAGCGCCGACCCCGACAGCCCGGCCCACCGGGTCGCGGCCGGCCACAAGAACAGGGTGATCGGCTACGTCGAGTCCCTGCTCGTCGCGGCCGGCCACCACGACCCCGCCGTGCTCGCCCGGCAGCTCGTCATGCTCATGGACGGCGCGATCGTCACAGCGCTGCGCGAGCGGTCGGCCGCCCCGGCCGGGCAGGCCCGCGCCGTCGCCGCCGCCCTGCTCGCCGACGCGGCGGAGAACCGGAACGCCGACGCGGCGGAGGGTTAG
- a CDS encoding phytoene/squalene synthase family protein, with the protein MTLTGSYECCRRLNARHGRSYYLATLLLPAWKRPHVHALYGFARYADEIVDSFTATGDRVAALDGLAGRTAGALAGGAVDDPVLPAFAHTVRSFGIDRADIDDFLRAMRADLTVNRYATYDSLLGYMEGSAAAIGTMTLPVLEPLPGMAEAARGPARELGLAFQLTNFLRDVAEDLARGRVYLPLADLDRFGVAEADLGGGHPTAALRELLAFEIERARGHYRLALEGVELLTPSSRPCVRAAYELYGGILDRIEAAGHDVLGARATVPRRRRLAVFARHLLAASVADRAERRVTVQVP; encoded by the coding sequence ATGACGCTGACCGGAAGTTACGAGTGCTGTCGCAGGCTCAACGCCCGCCACGGCCGGTCCTACTACCTGGCGACCCTGCTGCTGCCGGCCTGGAAGCGCCCCCACGTGCACGCCCTGTACGGCTTCGCCCGCTACGCCGACGAGATCGTCGACTCCTTCACGGCGACGGGTGACCGCGTGGCGGCGCTCGACGGACTGGCCGGCCGGACGGCCGGGGCGCTGGCGGGCGGCGCCGTCGACGACCCGGTGCTGCCCGCGTTCGCCCACACCGTGCGCTCGTTCGGCATCGACCGCGCCGACATCGACGACTTCCTCCGGGCGATGCGGGCCGACCTGACCGTCAACCGCTACGCCACCTACGACAGCCTGCTCGGCTACATGGAGGGCTCGGCGGCGGCCATCGGGACGATGACGCTGCCCGTCCTCGAACCGCTGCCCGGCATGGCGGAGGCGGCCCGCGGCCCCGCCCGCGAGCTCGGACTGGCCTTCCAGCTCACCAACTTCCTGCGTGACGTGGCCGAGGACCTGGCGCGCGGCCGGGTGTACCTCCCGCTCGCCGACCTGGACAGGTTCGGCGTGGCCGAGGCCGACCTGGGAGGCGGCCACCCCACCGCCGCCCTGCGCGAGCTGCTGGCCTTCGAGATCGAGCGGGCACGGGGTCACTACCGGCTGGCGCTGGAGGGCGTCGAGCTGCTGACCCCGTCCTCACGGCCGTGCGTCCGCGCGGCCTACGAGCTGTACGGCGGCATCCTCGACCGGATCGAGGCCGCGGGCCACGACGTCCTCGGAGCCCGGGCCACCGTGCCCCGGCGCCGCAGGCTGGCCGTCTTCGCGCGGCACCTGCTCGCGGCGTCGGTGGCCGACCGGGCCGAACGCCGGGTCACGGTCCAGGTGCCCTGA